In Cicer arietinum cultivar CDC Frontier isolate Library 1 chromosome 7, Cicar.CDCFrontier_v2.0, whole genome shotgun sequence, the genomic window ATGTGCAATGAGGCTTACTTACCGTTGTTTATGACCACTAACGAATTAGGCCCAAGAATCCAACATGTAGCAGTACTAAAAAACTCGTGAGATAGCCCAAGGACAGCAGATTATGCAGCCGGTTCTGATACAATGGCAGAGTTTAAGTGAAGCTGAAGCTACATGGGAGGATTATGAGGATATCTTGTTCAATTATCCAAATTTcaaccttgaggacaaggttGGTTTTAAAGGGGAAGGTATTGCAAGCAAGCTGCCAACAAGGAGGGAGAACTGGAGAAGGTTTGAGGTTTGTGAGAGAAGAGAAATGAGAAGGGGGTTATTTGGGTCTTTGAGTGTCTGATGGAAATTAATTTTTCGAAATGATgcacatatgaaatatttgattccTTTGGGGTCAaagtataaattaataaaaactggTTGCACCTCTTTATAGTAGGTTAAAAGTGGACTAGGCTATCATGGACAAGTTTATGACAAGTCCTAAATGCCCCCTGCAGCTGTAAATTATCCAAACACAATAAATTCCCATATACATCGCAAAACCCGGAAATGaatgaaaattttatcatttacatTCCTTCACCCAAATTCAAAATTGCAAAAGAATATAGTCATAAATTTTTGCAAATTGAAAAGTCTTATATCAACTATCAAGACAAAAAAAACCCAGAAGATATATACTGTTATCATTCAGATTAATACTTGAATCAAATGTCCACCAAAACCATGATAATTACCAAGTTCGATTAAGAAGAAATCATGGCCTCCATTCAGCACAGTGATGGAAAGTCAAATCAAATGTTTAGACCAAACACACATGACATtctgcttataaaaaaaattcccaAGAAAGTACCAACAAAATCATTCTGAATGTATAGATGTAATAATATAACCACTGTCAAGACcttattaataatttgaaagCAAAAACATGGAAATAACAGTATATTATGAAATAAAGCCCACTGGCAACAGGATGGTTTATCATGAGTAAAGAGACATAATGATAAACACTTAACAGAAAAGGATGATTAATTAGTCAAcacgttttttattttttgctatCAGGACTTTACCCGCTATATCAATTCCCAAGCGAGCAGGGACACCAGCATCTCGCTTGGGCACATAATCCTCGTCTTTGTTTCCATCGGACCCGGATGATTTAGAATCATTATCTGAAAGAAAAAGATATCGAATCAATTGTCTTGCTGACTACAATTAAATAGAAGCATGCCACCAAGGTTTTAAAAAATGGTTTGTGACTGCAACCAAGTCGCACCAACAAGATTTTCGATGTCTCTGCAATATTAAAGATTGTGACGCGACTACAATTTAAAACCCCGTGTGCCACTATGCAGCTTAAATGTTCCCATTTATTAAACTCCTAATTGATTAGCCATGTACAATCCTATGGTTCAGCAACCCTCCTATAATTATCGACAAAGATTATCAATTTGAAAGTTATGTTTAGAAATTTACTCTGGTCAGCAGGGACAGGTTTCCCACGAAGTGACAAGACAGCTGATGTCTTCCTAGGAATAGTACTGACAGTGCTTTTCTTCTTTGCATCATTTTCCGTTTTTCTAACTGCTTTAAAAGACTGCAAATAAAAGAAACATAAGATCGATGTTCCAGGTTGTAGTTGATAGCTTAGCTCAAAACCAGATATaaacagaaaaacaataaaattagtaTCTAATCTAATAGACGAATATAGAGTTAACGTAATTGCAGACGCCAACTGAACTAATTAAACTCTGCAGTAGAAAGTGTAGTTGTCGTATATGACACATGGGCCATTTCAAAGGCTCCAAATCATCAATGTTCAGAGTTCAAGTGAGCAAAATAGAGATTTTTTTCTAAGGTAAGGTGACAGCAATTGAAAAGATCAACTCATTTACCCAAACGACATTTCAAAAGAATCAAATTTTTGTTATGATGCCTATGTCTTGTCCATCTCATAATTATGGTGCTAATTTGGATAAACTTTTCAATAAAcaatataggaaaagaaaatttgaaatgatcttgtaataataataagtattcTAACAAATAGTTTCTCATATGAATTAAAATCAACTTCTGTGTCTCAACTTCTCTGAAGCTCCCTCACTTAACTTCTCTAAGTACCTATAAACAGGGTTTTTTGCTATATTAGGAATTAAATACTTATTTGAGTAGAGAAACTCGCATATACTGAAAGTTAATACACACAAGGTCAATGTCCTCTATGATAGAATAACTCTCCATTTGTCGTTGTACTAGTACAATGGGATAGAGACAAAAAAGAGGACTAACATAACTAAAATATGTAGGACCCACTTTTGTTTCATTCTTTTACAGTGGAATTTATGCAGTGAATGCAGGAGATCCTAGAATTAGTCACTCTTTGACTCCAACAGTACAGTCAGCACATTGAACCATAATAAAGTTTTTTGCTATATTAGGAATTAAATACTTATTTGAGTAGAGAAACTCGCATATACTGAAAGTTAATACACACAAGGTCATTGTCTTCTATGATAGAATAACTCTCCATTTGTCGTTGTACTAGTACAACGGGATAGAGACAAAAAAGAGGACTAACATAACTAAAATATGTAGGACCCACTTTTGTTTCATTCTTTTACAGTGGAATTTATGAAGTGAATGCAGGAGATCCTAGAATTAGTCACTCTTTGACTCCAACAGTACAGTCAGCACATTGAACCATAAtaaatttttcaacaaaatcatTTGACACTTCCATAAAGCACATTTAAAAGATTACATGTCCaaaaattgaatgataaaatGTCTTTTATATACACTTTCACATTCAActtatatgtatgtatgtgtaTAGGATGCTAATCAAGATCATAGCCACCACAAAGACCCAACTCACCGGTGAATAGATGCCAAACCTTCGTCTCTTAGCATATTCCACATAGCGTATGAGGTTAGCATATGTAAGAAAATTCTGCCCAGAATCAGGACAATAATACACCTGCAACAGAAAAATACAACGGTCAATGATAGACATTCATAGAAAAAAGGTACGTTTTTTTGGGCATTATTCAAAAATtagtttcctttctttctaCATTGGATgtagttttaaaatatcatgaaTCATTTGTGCCAACATTTGTAATTAAGGGTAGACATAagatcaaaaaaatttaatgcaaATCTAGCACTATCAAATATTATGGCTTATAGGAATAATGAATGCTATTTAGTAGGCACGTAGAAATAAAAGGCTATTTCACTTCAATGATGAGACTAATaaatcataattcaaatataGAATTTCAATTCTGCTGATGTGTATAATTTCAGTATATTTGTTTCAATATATAGAACTTCAATGATGTGtataatttcaatatatttaaagtCTTCCGTTACTTTTTATACAATATATTTGTTTCTTTAGCaacatttatattttcttactaGGCTATGAAGCATGAATACTTCTCCTTGAGGTGTTACAGTGTGACACTCATAAGACACGTTCCAGACACTTCTCACCAAATGGAAAAATATAGACCAGGACACAACCAAACATTGCTAGGACACCTCTTGGAAGCTTAGTCAACAATCAATGGTTTCTCGCTTAAAGAACACACCAATCTTATAACAactttcattttgattttagagaacttttaataatttgcattatggatattaaaaataatcctaAAGCCATTAGGAGCATCCTGACAGGGGTAGACAATGAAAAACTACATTAAGTATTTTCAATTGAAACAATATGTGAACAGATTTTTCAGCATTTAATTAGCACACATGAAATTTACTAGGTAATTCAAAAAGCGAAACAAAATCAGCAGCATAAATTGCATTCATAAAATGAAATCCACTGAATCGGCGGCCATGTAAAAGATCATTCGAGACATGATAAACATCAATAAAAGTCATATCTTGAACATAATTACTAGAATTCAACAATTTCAACCTAAACATAAAcagaaaatctaaaatagattTTTGAGTACCGTTACTTTCGAACCATCCCTTTTAATTTCTGTCTTAACACTCCATCCAGTCGGAATTGGTCCGATTTGTTCAGGTGGACTTTCTTTTCTCTTAGGTGCCATATAACCAACAGACTTTTTTgccggaaaaaaaaaactgtgaAAGGACTCTTCCTCCTTCCACTTTGCTTGAAATATTTTTCAACCTAGGTTTGTTATAAGGAGACTATAGGAAAATGGGAAAGGTTGCAAATAAAAAGGGGCCTAAAAAGCCAAAAGCACGTGTTCCGATTTTCTCACGTGCGATTGTCAACAATCGAGTCAAGGTCGAACGTTACATTTTCCTTAATATTTTTAACAGACAAGATGCATTGTACTATTCCAAATATCAATCATTAGCGGAAAGGCGTATGAATGGATAACTATCAGGGCATTACATTACCAAAATAGGCCAGATTACCATTTTTGTTATCAATTCACTTATATTCCCACCCAAAAAGCAAAAGTAAAGGGCAGAGTCTCTTGATATCACCAATACAAATCGAAAAACATGTAACAGTACAACAGCAAAACAATAGCGggaaaaatcataaatattaagCACAAGCAAATGAACCCAACATGACCATGATGTCACCCAAGATCCTTATCCattgattaaaagaaaaaagtttagaATAATGAAGTATGAAATATAAATAGTGAAGGAAATCAAATGCCTTAaccaaatacattaataataactataacAATATCTTTCCCCAAACAGAAACAACCATTAAATGCCGTAAAGAAATTCCggtaataatataaaactacGACGCTTTTCTTTTAAAAGTTACCTTTAGAGAGAGAGGGACAACCCTGGACATGATTGTCGTCTCATTTCCAATGTGAAATGAGCTTAGACGCCGTATAGTTCATACCTCTCTTGACATTCTAGTAAACTTCTCTTACTATGCTTGCTATACAAACAACAAAggcaaatcaaaatcaaatcactTCAATTGAGACCACCAAGGCAACACAAGAAACCATTTCATATTAACCTAGAACATGGTTAACCATCTAATTCCTNNNNNNNNNNNNNNNNNNNNNNNNNNNNNNNNNNNNNNNNNNNNNNNNNNNNNNNNNNNNNNNNNNNNNNNNNNNNNNNNNNNNNNNNNNNNNNNNNNNNNNNNNNNNNNNNNNNNNNNNNNNNNNNNNNNNNNNNNNNNNNNNNNNNNNNNNNNNNNNNNNNNNNNNNNNNNNNNNNNNNNNNNNNNNNNNNNNNNNNNNNNNNNNNNNNNNNNNNNNNNNNNNNNNNNNNNNNNNNNNNNNNNNNNNNNNNNNNNNNNNNNNNNNNNN contains:
- the LOC113787812 gene encoding uncharacterized protein isoform X3; protein product: MVYYCPDSGQNFLTYANLIRYVEYAKRRRFGIYSPSFKAVRKTENDAKKKSTVSTIPRKTSAVLSLRGKPVPADQNNDSKSSGSDGNKDEDYVPKRDAGVPARLGIDIAGKVLIAKNKKRVD
- the LOC113787812 gene encoding uncharacterized protein isoform X2, with product MSRVVPLSLKVYYCPDSGQNFLTYANLIRYVEYAKRRRFGIYSPSFKAVRKTENDAKKKSTVSTIPRKTSAVLSLRGKPVPADQNNDSKSSGSDGNKDEDYVPKRDAGVPARLGIDIAGKVLIAKNKKRVD